A portion of the Etheostoma cragini isolate CJK2018 chromosome 13, CSU_Ecrag_1.0, whole genome shotgun sequence genome contains these proteins:
- the LOC117955013 gene encoding coiled-coil domain-containing protein 92-like isoform X2, with translation MDAGKLEQQVASVERGIAFLKHEHLAMLTGLQLEITHLKRRCHELSCELDSRFPDRSTEEEEAELAARCEAAQRLLGEQQCMMVAARGELRAGRARASALGRSLREEERHFLEELKRRSHKITLLSRELQRQNVTTTTLCHELHTARLKLFQQQHSTECVAEGEEELRGNEEEEEDDDEEGEDDEDYEGEGSDWLLSPPPPASPSQPEARHKRRVSVREERVRACVPQERVTSPQRPQPMPDPALFLVPLRYRLLRLNQPIRTQDGEGLEDEWEDIDDSRVHRRVDMGAGEGETAL, from the exons ATGGATGCCGGGAAGCTGGAGCAGCAGGTGGCTAGTGTGGAGAGAGGCATCGCCTTCCTGAAGCATGAACATCTGGCCATGCTGACCGGTCTGCAGCTGGAGATCACACACCTGAAGAGGCGCTGTCATG AGCTAAGCTGTGAGCTGGACTCCAGGTTTCCTGACAGAAGCACCGAAG AGGAAGAAGCAGAGCTGGCCGCACGCTGTGAGGCTGCACAGCGTCTCCTAGGCGAGCAGCAGTGCATGATGGTTGCTGCGCGTGGGGAACTGCGGGCTGGCCGGGCACGGGCATCAGCATTAGGAAGGAGCCTCAGGGAAGAAGAGCGGCATTTCCTAGAGGAACTGAAACGCCGCAGCCACAAGATCACACTGCTGAGTCGTGAGCTGCAACGCCAAAATGTCACCACTACAACCCTCTGTCACGAGCTCCACACCGCACGCTTAAAACTGTTCCAGCAACAGCACAGCACAGAGTGTGTagcagagggagaggaggaactcagaggaaatgaggaagaagaagaggatgatgatgaagaaggtGAGGACGATGAAGATTATGAAGGGGAGGGATCGGACTGGCTTCTGTCTCCACCTCCTCCAGCGTCTCCCAGCCAACCAGAAGCGAGACACAAGAGGCGTGTCAGCGTGAGGGAGGAGAGGGTCAGGGCTTGTGTCCCTCAGGAGAGAGTAACATCGCCGCAGAGGCCACAACCTATGCCTGACCCTGCCCTCTTCTTGGTGCCACTTAGATACCGCCTCCTTCGTTTgaaccaaccaatcagaacgCAGGATGGAGAGGGGCTGGAGGATGAGTGGGAGGATATAGATGACAGCAGGGTGCACAGGAGGGTGGACATGGgagcaggagagggagaaacCGCCCTGTGA
- the LOC117955013 gene encoding coiled-coil domain-containing protein 92-like isoform X1, which translates to MKRLFRLRLQQDSLRKTSATVKPLRLCGGAAMDAGKLEQQVASVERGIAFLKHEHLAMLTGLQLEITHLKRRCHELSCELDSRFPDRSTEEEEAELAARCEAAQRLLGEQQCMMVAARGELRAGRARASALGRSLREEERHFLEELKRRSHKITLLSRELQRQNVTTTTLCHELHTARLKLFQQQHSTECVAEGEEELRGNEEEEEDDDEEGEDDEDYEGEGSDWLLSPPPPASPSQPEARHKRRVSVREERVRACVPQERVTSPQRPQPMPDPALFLVPLRYRLLRLNQPIRTQDGEGLEDEWEDIDDSRVHRRVDMGAGEGETAL; encoded by the exons ATGAAGAGGTTATTTCGACTCAGACTGCAGCAGGATTCATTAAGGAAAACGTCGGCTACAGTGAAACCGCT CAGGTTGTGTGGGGGTGCAGCCATGGATGCCGGGAAGCTGGAGCAGCAGGTGGCTAGTGTGGAGAGAGGCATCGCCTTCCTGAAGCATGAACATCTGGCCATGCTGACCGGTCTGCAGCTGGAGATCACACACCTGAAGAGGCGCTGTCATG AGCTAAGCTGTGAGCTGGACTCCAGGTTTCCTGACAGAAGCACCGAAG AGGAAGAAGCAGAGCTGGCCGCACGCTGTGAGGCTGCACAGCGTCTCCTAGGCGAGCAGCAGTGCATGATGGTTGCTGCGCGTGGGGAACTGCGGGCTGGCCGGGCACGGGCATCAGCATTAGGAAGGAGCCTCAGGGAAGAAGAGCGGCATTTCCTAGAGGAACTGAAACGCCGCAGCCACAAGATCACACTGCTGAGTCGTGAGCTGCAACGCCAAAATGTCACCACTACAACCCTCTGTCACGAGCTCCACACCGCACGCTTAAAACTGTTCCAGCAACAGCACAGCACAGAGTGTGTagcagagggagaggaggaactcagaggaaatgaggaagaagaagaggatgatgatgaagaaggtGAGGACGATGAAGATTATGAAGGGGAGGGATCGGACTGGCTTCTGTCTCCACCTCCTCCAGCGTCTCCCAGCCAACCAGAAGCGAGACACAAGAGGCGTGTCAGCGTGAGGGAGGAGAGGGTCAGGGCTTGTGTCCCTCAGGAGAGAGTAACATCGCCGCAGAGGCCACAACCTATGCCTGACCCTGCCCTCTTCTTGGTGCCACTTAGATACCGCCTCCTTCGTTTgaaccaaccaatcagaacgCAGGATGGAGAGGGGCTGGAGGATGAGTGGGAGGATATAGATGACAGCAGGGTGCACAGGAGGGTGGACATGGgagcaggagagggagaaacCGCCCTGTGA
- the LOC117955010 gene encoding F-box only protein 40-like isoform X1, protein MSAVTAWITKPVIQRPVDMSNRSRGSRVRQHVHCDSCYSRRCRARVEVSVCCAVIPCRLLCGALFHLCKEEDHLLLCPNVRVPCLNAEYGCPLHLSRSSQAAHLQVCPASVVCCSMEWLRWPTDDTNPHCNDIALQEKLLKENEGQGEPLDLAMTLVDQSDLYDRLKMKPLYPELMEEEEEEIKDEKKEETAVGGLVNGVTDKDTIEENNVVEETVLNSVGQCSGINKEKYNLCEMMFGMEKGGCAVAQANQDNPKQKPKPGERVKDRDTEKDHAAPDTSKTGLAPWQEGVLERLGQELTPQEYNMYVVHHGRMLLTFGQIKACTPREEDFVYGSLEPIPVQTLHSFKVPESYHYSRRRIHQYDTTRPPGEPRSVDTSDLKVNEEDWFSDEAAATLLGYAEVEVRGHKISELKAADGLYVDEGTQTHSFRKAPFKAKTTLAEVMVDRPLKLRLQLQSERVNSRHNRASSVFTFICGHSFLRREFATHFRNVHSDIQTGLSGWFEQRCPLSYLGCTYNQRRFQPSTHKATVSYNKQLRSFSLRPTLRASVGDASQTSSSSVDSSAAQRKRGRGGEDSLSLLPYEVLCHMASFLDSLSLSQLALVSQLMRQVCSSLLQERGMVTLHWEKKTYSHGGAKWRAKPVWEFSHLFSSVDSWHMADIPPISVHLKVCPYYETSLHSEPVPLPGMSDKQKCRQERLSLVDLFTGNRWQQ, encoded by the exons atgtctgctgtgacCGCTTG GATTACAAAACCTGTGATTCAACGTCCTGTAGACATG AGTAATCGCTCTCGAGGCTCCAGGGTGCGACAGCATGTCCACTGTGATTCCTGCTACAGCCGGCGCTGCAGGGCTCGGGTGGAGGTCTCTGTGTGCTGTGCGGTCATCCCCTGCCGCCTGCTCTGTGGAGCTCTCTTCCACCTGTGTAAAGAGGAGGATCACCTGCTGCTTTGCCCTAACGTGAGGGTGCCCTGCCTCAATGCTGAGTATGGCTGCCCGCTCCACCTGTCCCGCTCCTCTCAGGCAGCTCACCTCCAGGTGTGTCCGGCCAGCGTGGTGTGTTGCTCCATGGAGTGGCTCCGATGGCCGACTGATGACACAAATCCACACTGCAATGACATAGCCCTGCAAGAGAAGTTGCTGAAGGAAAATGAGGGGCAGGGGGAGCCTCTGGACCTTGCCATGACCCTGGTGGATCAGTCAGATCTTTATGACCGCCTGAAAATGAAGCCTCTCTATCCAGAGCtgatggaggaagaagaggaggaaataaaggacgagaagaaagaggagacgGCAGTGGGAGGGCTCGTCAATGGTGTCACAGACAAAGATACCATAGAag AGAATAATGTTGTTGAAGAGACAGTACTGAACAGTGTAGGGCAATGCTCAGGCATCAACAAAGAGAAATACAACCTGTGTGAGATGATGTTCGGCATGGAAAAAGGCGGCTGTGCTGTCGCTCAGGCAAACCAAGACAATCCCAAACAAAAGCCAAAGCCTGGTGAGAGagtgaaagacagagacacagagaaagatcATGCGGCTCCAGACACAAGTAAGACAGGACTGGCCCCTTGGCAGGAGGGGGTGCTGGAGCGCCTGGGGCAGGAGCTCACCCCGCAGGAGTACAACATGTATGTGGTGCATCATGGGCGCATGCTGCTCACCTTCGGACAAATCAAGGCCTGCACGCCGAGGGAGGAGGATTTTGTGTATGGCAGTCTGGAGCCTATCCCAGTCCAGACCCTGCACTCTTTTAAG GTTCCTGAAAGCTATCACTACAGCAGGCGGCGGATCCATCAGTACGACACGACTCGGCCTCCAGGCGAGCCTCGCAGCGTGGACACATCAGACCTCAAAGTCAACGAAGAAGACTGGTTCAGTGATGAAGCAGCAGCAACCCTGCTGGGCTACGCTGAGGTGGAGGTCAGGGGTCACAAG ATCAGTGAGTTAAAGGCAGCCGACGGGCTTTATGTCGACGAGGGAACCCAAACGCACTCGTTCCGCAAAGCGCCGTTTAAAGCGAAGACGACCCTGGCGGAGGTGATGGTGGACAGACCGCTAAAGCTTCGTCTTCAGCTGCAGTCAGAGAGAGTGAACAGCAGACATAACAGAGCCAGCTCTGTCTTCACCTTCATCTGTGGTCACTCCTTCCTCCGCAGAGAGTTCGCCACACATTTCAG GAACGTCCACAGTGACATCCAGACAGGTCTGAGTGGATGGTTCGAACAGAGATGCCCCCTATCGTATCTGGGATGTACCTACAACCAGAGGAGGTTTCAGCCCTCCACACATAAAGCCACTGTCTCCTACAA TAAACAGCTGAGGAGTTTCAGCTTGCGTCCAACACTGCGAGCATCAGTAGGGGACGCCTCGCAGACATCCAGCAGCTCAGTGGACTCCTCCGCCGCTCAGAGGAAGAGAGGTCGGGGAGGAGAGGACTCTCTGAGCTTGCTGCCCTACGAGGTGCTGTGCCACATGGCCAGTTTCCTGGACAGCCTGTCCCTGTCCCAGCTGGCTCTGGTGTCCCAGCTGATGAGGCAGGTGTGCTCCTCTCTGCTGCAGGAAAGAGGGATGGTCACCCTCCACTGGGAGAAGAAGACCTACTCACATGGAGGAGCCAAGTGGAGGGCCAAACCT GTATGGGAGTTCAGTCACCTCTTCTCCTCAGTGGATTCGTGGCATATGGCAGACATCCCTCCAATATCAGTTCATCTAAAAGTCTGTCCTTACTACGAAACTTCTCTACACAGTGAGCCTGTTCCCCTCCCCGGCATGAGTGACAAACAGAAGTGCAGACAGGAAAGGCTCAGCCTCGTCGACCTATTCACAGGAAACAGATGGCAACAATGA
- the LOC117955010 gene encoding F-box only protein 40-like isoform X2 has translation MSNRSRGSRVRQHVHCDSCYSRRCRARVEVSVCCAVIPCRLLCGALFHLCKEEDHLLLCPNVRVPCLNAEYGCPLHLSRSSQAAHLQVCPASVVCCSMEWLRWPTDDTNPHCNDIALQEKLLKENEGQGEPLDLAMTLVDQSDLYDRLKMKPLYPELMEEEEEEIKDEKKEETAVGGLVNGVTDKDTIEENNVVEETVLNSVGQCSGINKEKYNLCEMMFGMEKGGCAVAQANQDNPKQKPKPGERVKDRDTEKDHAAPDTSKTGLAPWQEGVLERLGQELTPQEYNMYVVHHGRMLLTFGQIKACTPREEDFVYGSLEPIPVQTLHSFKVPESYHYSRRRIHQYDTTRPPGEPRSVDTSDLKVNEEDWFSDEAAATLLGYAEVEVRGHKISELKAADGLYVDEGTQTHSFRKAPFKAKTTLAEVMVDRPLKLRLQLQSERVNSRHNRASSVFTFICGHSFLRREFATHFRNVHSDIQTGLSGWFEQRCPLSYLGCTYNQRRFQPSTHKATVSYNKQLRSFSLRPTLRASVGDASQTSSSSVDSSAAQRKRGRGGEDSLSLLPYEVLCHMASFLDSLSLSQLALVSQLMRQVCSSLLQERGMVTLHWEKKTYSHGGAKWRAKPVWEFSHLFSSVDSWHMADIPPISVHLKVCPYYETSLHSEPVPLPGMSDKQKCRQERLSLVDLFTGNRWQQ, from the exons ATG AGTAATCGCTCTCGAGGCTCCAGGGTGCGACAGCATGTCCACTGTGATTCCTGCTACAGCCGGCGCTGCAGGGCTCGGGTGGAGGTCTCTGTGTGCTGTGCGGTCATCCCCTGCCGCCTGCTCTGTGGAGCTCTCTTCCACCTGTGTAAAGAGGAGGATCACCTGCTGCTTTGCCCTAACGTGAGGGTGCCCTGCCTCAATGCTGAGTATGGCTGCCCGCTCCACCTGTCCCGCTCCTCTCAGGCAGCTCACCTCCAGGTGTGTCCGGCCAGCGTGGTGTGTTGCTCCATGGAGTGGCTCCGATGGCCGACTGATGACACAAATCCACACTGCAATGACATAGCCCTGCAAGAGAAGTTGCTGAAGGAAAATGAGGGGCAGGGGGAGCCTCTGGACCTTGCCATGACCCTGGTGGATCAGTCAGATCTTTATGACCGCCTGAAAATGAAGCCTCTCTATCCAGAGCtgatggaggaagaagaggaggaaataaaggacgagaagaaagaggagacgGCAGTGGGAGGGCTCGTCAATGGTGTCACAGACAAAGATACCATAGAag AGAATAATGTTGTTGAAGAGACAGTACTGAACAGTGTAGGGCAATGCTCAGGCATCAACAAAGAGAAATACAACCTGTGTGAGATGATGTTCGGCATGGAAAAAGGCGGCTGTGCTGTCGCTCAGGCAAACCAAGACAATCCCAAACAAAAGCCAAAGCCTGGTGAGAGagtgaaagacagagacacagagaaagatcATGCGGCTCCAGACACAAGTAAGACAGGACTGGCCCCTTGGCAGGAGGGGGTGCTGGAGCGCCTGGGGCAGGAGCTCACCCCGCAGGAGTACAACATGTATGTGGTGCATCATGGGCGCATGCTGCTCACCTTCGGACAAATCAAGGCCTGCACGCCGAGGGAGGAGGATTTTGTGTATGGCAGTCTGGAGCCTATCCCAGTCCAGACCCTGCACTCTTTTAAG GTTCCTGAAAGCTATCACTACAGCAGGCGGCGGATCCATCAGTACGACACGACTCGGCCTCCAGGCGAGCCTCGCAGCGTGGACACATCAGACCTCAAAGTCAACGAAGAAGACTGGTTCAGTGATGAAGCAGCAGCAACCCTGCTGGGCTACGCTGAGGTGGAGGTCAGGGGTCACAAG ATCAGTGAGTTAAAGGCAGCCGACGGGCTTTATGTCGACGAGGGAACCCAAACGCACTCGTTCCGCAAAGCGCCGTTTAAAGCGAAGACGACCCTGGCGGAGGTGATGGTGGACAGACCGCTAAAGCTTCGTCTTCAGCTGCAGTCAGAGAGAGTGAACAGCAGACATAACAGAGCCAGCTCTGTCTTCACCTTCATCTGTGGTCACTCCTTCCTCCGCAGAGAGTTCGCCACACATTTCAG GAACGTCCACAGTGACATCCAGACAGGTCTGAGTGGATGGTTCGAACAGAGATGCCCCCTATCGTATCTGGGATGTACCTACAACCAGAGGAGGTTTCAGCCCTCCACACATAAAGCCACTGTCTCCTACAA TAAACAGCTGAGGAGTTTCAGCTTGCGTCCAACACTGCGAGCATCAGTAGGGGACGCCTCGCAGACATCCAGCAGCTCAGTGGACTCCTCCGCCGCTCAGAGGAAGAGAGGTCGGGGAGGAGAGGACTCTCTGAGCTTGCTGCCCTACGAGGTGCTGTGCCACATGGCCAGTTTCCTGGACAGCCTGTCCCTGTCCCAGCTGGCTCTGGTGTCCCAGCTGATGAGGCAGGTGTGCTCCTCTCTGCTGCAGGAAAGAGGGATGGTCACCCTCCACTGGGAGAAGAAGACCTACTCACATGGAGGAGCCAAGTGGAGGGCCAAACCT GTATGGGAGTTCAGTCACCTCTTCTCCTCAGTGGATTCGTGGCATATGGCAGACATCCCTCCAATATCAGTTCATCTAAAAGTCTGTCCTTACTACGAAACTTCTCTACACAGTGAGCCTGTTCCCCTCCCCGGCATGAGTGACAAACAGAAGTGCAGACAGGAAAGGCTCAGCCTCGTCGACCTATTCACAGGAAACAGATGGCAACAATGA
- the LOC117955011 gene encoding F-box only protein 40-like, whose protein sequence is MSHRSASRVQQHVHCDSCYSRRCRARVEVSVCCAVIPCRLLCGALFHLCKEEDHLLLCPNVRVPCLNAEYGCPLHLSRSSQAAHLQVCPASVVCCSMEWNRWPVNDAHSHPNTELHENLLREGEQRGCLDLAMALKDQDLLFHSMKMKKLFPELISVDEEEEEEEEEKRKKKQEKEEAEKAAAKDASSKIGKSFNMLDIFNPDVRKDKNEDEIECKQEPTPEEGEATDRLNADQLESYSAWERMFSMEMGGCREAGQAHRDQGLGTLTEEDTADTCVGATASNSCKQGSNAYIASSTSSSCPAVKLKKKFEYGYVEPMKIISVRTFKTPTSFCAKQSRIRNPGFYKRESRAVDTSDLGVELEEMPVWEEVQASLLCSLEKERRGHLIAESVFTDALLQDEGTQTYNFLSAPFRKNTSLAELTAAKPLELQLQLQVESVTSRHHKASSAFTFLCGHNFQRREYGKHYKNSHSDIHMGVNGWFEQRCPLANLGCTYSQRRFQPSTQKATISYNKDLGCFSLQPITPVSLSDTSQTSSSSEDSSTAQRKRGNLRRGGEDSLSSLPYEVLCHMASFLDSLSLSQLALVSQLMRQVCSSLLQERGMVTLRWEKKTYSHGGAKWRVKQMVWQFSTLFSPVETWAFQDMPSMSEHLKVCHCYERESRTEKIHLPCIREEEVQTKTSCKDSTLVSLFQQKRIMM, encoded by the exons ATG AGTCATCGTTCCGCCTCCAGGGTGCAACAGCATGTCCACTGTGATTCCTGCTACAGCCGGCGCTGCAGGGCTCGGGTGGAGGTCTCTGTGTGCTGTGCGGTCATCCCCTGCCGCCTGCTCTGTGGAGCTCTCTTCCACCTGTGTAAAGAGGAGGATCACCTGCTGCTCTGCCCTAACGTGAGGGTGCCCTGCCTCAATGCTGAGTATGGCTGCCCGCTCCACCTGTCCCGCTCCTCTCAGGCAGCTCACCTCCAGGTGTGTCCGGCCAGCGTGGTGTGTTGCTCCATGGAGTGGAACCGATGGCCGGTCAATGACGCCCATTCTCATCCAAACACAGAGCTGCATGAAAACCTGCTCAGGgaaggagagcagagaggaTGTCTGGACCTGGCCATGGCCCTAAAAGACCAGGACCTCCTGTTTCACTCCATGAAGATGAAGAAACTGTTCCCAGAGCTGATCAGTGtagatgaggaagaagaggaggaggaggaggagaagaggaagaagaagcaggaaaaagaagaagctgaaaAGGCAGCTGCAAAGGATGCCAGTAGTAAAATAGGGAAGTCTTTTAACATGTTGGACATCTTCAACCCTGATGTTAGAAAAGATAAGAATGAAGATGAGATTGAATGTAAGCAGGAGCCAACCCCAGAGGAGGGAGAAGCTACTGACAGACTGAATGCTGATCAGTTGGAAAGCTACAGCGCCTGGGAGCGTATGTTTAGTATGGAGATGGGTGGCTGCAGGGAAGCTGGGCAGGCACACAGAGACCAGGGACTGGGTACTCTGACAGAGGAAGATACAGCAGATACTTGTGTGGGTGCCACAGCCTCAAACAGCTGCAAACAGGGTAGCAATGCGTATATTGCTTCCTCCACATCCTCCTCGTGTCCTGCCgtcaaactgaaaaagaaatttGAGTATGGATATGTGGAGCCAATGAAGATTATCTCTGTACGTACGTTTAAAACCCCAACCAGCTTCTGTGCCAAGCAGAGCCGTATTCGCAACCCTGGTTTCTACAAGAGGGAGAGTCGAGCTGTGGATACTAGTGATCTGGGGGTGGAGCTAGAGGAGATGCCAGTGTGGGAGGAAGTTCAG GCCTCACTGCTGTGTTCcctggagaaggagagaaggggTCACCTCATTGCAGAGAGCGTATTCACAGATGCTCTGCTACAAGATGAGGGGACACAGACCTACAACTTCCTGTCTGCTCCTTTCCGGAAAAACACGTCGCTGGCTGAGCTGACTGCTGCAAAACCGTTGGAGCTGCAACTTCAGCTGCAGGTGGAGAGCGTCACCAGCCGGCACCACAAAGCCAGCTCCGCCTTCACTTTCCTCTGTGGACACAACTTTCAGCGCAGAGAATATGGCAAACATTATAA GAACAGCCACAGTGACATCCACATGGGTGTGAACGGATGGTTCGAGCAGAGATGCCCCCTGGCAAACTTGGGATGCACCTACAGCCAGAGGAGGTTTCAGCCCTCCACACAAAAAGCCACCATCTCCTACAA CAAGGATCTGGGCTGCTTTAGCCTGCAACCCATCACCCCTGTCTCTCTGAGTGATACCTCCCAGACATCCAGCAGCTCAGAAGACTCCTCCACAGctcagaggaagagaggaaatctgagaagaggaggagaggactCTCTGAGCTCGCTGCCCTACGAGGTGCTGTGCCACATGGCCAGTTTCCTGGACAGTCTGTCCCTGTCCCAGCTGGCTCTGGTGTCCCAGCTGATGAGGCAGGTGTGCTCCTCTCTGCTGCAGGAGAGAGGGATGGTCACCCTCCGCTGGGAGAAGAAGACCTACTCACATGGAGGAGCCAAGTGGAGGGTAAAACAGATG GTATGGCAGTTTAGCACTTTGTTCTCTCCTGTGGAAACTTGGGCCTTCCAAGACATGCCGTCCATGTCTGAGCACCTAAAGGTGTGTCACTGCTATGAGAGAGAGTCCAGGACAGAGAAGATTCACCTGCCCTgtatcagagaagaagaagtccAAACCAAGACCAGCTGCAAAGATTCCACTCTGGTTAGTTTGTTTCAGCAGAAGAGGATCATGATGTAG